A genomic window from Chitinophaga pollutisoli includes:
- a CDS encoding FAD-dependent monooxygenase, translating to MLIATPNGPARLLTKRLRRPCFFTRFLTNISRGLSLPGLIFMLNMEATFTIIGGGIAGLTAAIALRRQGIDPLVFEAAPELHPVGAGLGLAANAIRALALLGVEKEILAKGRFLEGMAFRTDKDALLIRMDTATITQRAGQDNFCIHRGDLHEALLHHLDRSRIFTGKALESVVHDGGRLRLRFRDGSEHLTDYLIGADGIHSAVRHVVLPDVQPRYAGYTCWRCVVPGAQPKGLQGVEEILGPAGRFGIVPLAGNRTYWFACVNAPRRDPGMQNADAAALAHIFAAYPARVLDLLKASEGQPLIWGDITDLPAGHRYDHGNIVLIGDAAHATTPNMGQGACQAIEDAVILAAEIGRHRNDPAEAFRRFTNRRLERTRMVVRRSRMMGQMAQWQHPVLRALRNMLFRLTPQAVFRRQLVALYNVDLT from the coding sequence TTGTTGATCGCAACTCCAAACGGGCCGGCCCGGCTGCTGACGAAGCGGCTGCGCCGGCCCTGTTTTTTTACCCGGTTCCTGACGAATATCAGCCGCGGGCTATCCCTTCCCGGTCTTATCTTTATGCTCAACATGGAAGCAACTTTTACCATCATTGGCGGCGGCATCGCCGGGCTTACGGCCGCCATCGCCTTGCGCCGGCAGGGCATCGACCCGCTGGTGTTCGAAGCTGCGCCGGAACTGCATCCCGTTGGGGCGGGCCTGGGGCTCGCAGCCAATGCCATTAGGGCTTTGGCGCTGCTGGGCGTCGAAAAGGAGATCCTTGCCAAAGGGCGCTTCCTGGAAGGCATGGCGTTCAGGACGGATAAAGACGCGCTGCTCATCCGCATGGATACCGCAACCATCACCCAACGCGCAGGGCAGGATAACTTCTGCATCCACCGGGGCGACCTGCACGAAGCGCTTCTGCATCACCTCGACCGCTCCCGCATATTCACCGGCAAGGCCCTGGAATCGGTAGTGCACGACGGCGGGCGGCTGCGGCTGCGGTTCCGCGACGGCAGCGAGCATCTGACGGATTATCTGATAGGGGCCGACGGCATCCATTCCGCCGTTCGCCATGTGGTGCTGCCGGATGTGCAGCCCCGTTACGCCGGGTATACCTGTTGGCGCTGTGTGGTGCCGGGCGCCCAGCCGAAGGGGCTGCAGGGAGTGGAGGAGATCCTGGGCCCGGCGGGCCGCTTCGGGATCGTGCCCCTCGCGGGCAACCGCACGTACTGGTTCGCCTGTGTGAACGCGCCCCGGCGCGATCCCGGGATGCAAAACGCCGATGCGGCGGCACTGGCACATATCTTTGCCGCGTACCCCGCCAGGGTGCTGGATTTGCTGAAAGCCAGCGAAGGGCAGCCGCTCATCTGGGGAGACATTACCGACCTGCCGGCAGGGCACCGTTATGATCACGGGAATATCGTCCTCATCGGCGACGCCGCCCATGCCACCACGCCCAACATGGGACAGGGCGCCTGCCAGGCCATCGAAGATGCGGTGATCCTTGCGGCTGAAATTGGCCGCCACCGCAACGATCCGGCGGAGGCTTTCCGGCGGTTCACGAACCGGCGGCTGGAGCGGACGCGCATGGTGGTAAGGCGTTCCCGCATGATGGGGCAAATGGCGCAATGGCAACACCCGGTGCTGAGGGCGTTGCGGAATATGCTCTTCCGGCTTACCCCGCAGGCGGTGTTCCGCCGCCAGCTGGTAGCGCTGTATAATGTAGACCTGACCTAG
- the hisG gene encoding ATP phosphoribosyltransferase, with amino-acid sequence MKLRIAIQKSGRLHEDSIKLLKECGIDINNGVNKLKTEATNFPLEVFFLRDDDIPQYVEDGVADLGIVGENVVLEKGYPLETVEKLGFGKCRLAIAVPKSMAYNSVQDLHGKRIATSYPVIVKDFLKKVNIEAEIHEISGSVEIAPGIGLAEAICDLVSSGSTLFMNGLKEVENVLRSEAVLVANSKLTEEQKQLLRKLVFRIQAVKKAKNTKYVLLNAPNDKLPEIIGLLPGMKSPTVLPLAEAGWSSVHSVLNENDFWDIIESLKAAGAQGILVVPIEKMVI; translated from the coding sequence ATGAAACTGCGAATTGCCATTCAGAAATCAGGGCGCCTGCACGAAGACTCTATCAAACTGCTGAAGGAATGCGGGATAGACATCAACAACGGCGTGAACAAACTCAAGACCGAGGCTACGAATTTCCCGCTGGAAGTGTTCTTCCTGCGCGACGACGATATTCCGCAGTACGTGGAAGACGGCGTGGCCGACCTGGGGATCGTGGGTGAGAATGTAGTGCTGGAAAAAGGGTACCCCCTCGAAACCGTGGAAAAACTGGGCTTCGGAAAATGCCGCCTGGCCATCGCCGTACCCAAATCCATGGCTTATAATTCCGTGCAGGACCTGCATGGCAAGCGCATCGCCACCAGCTACCCGGTGATCGTGAAAGATTTTCTGAAAAAAGTGAATATCGAAGCGGAGATCCACGAGATCAGCGGCTCCGTGGAAATCGCGCCGGGCATCGGTTTGGCGGAAGCCATCTGCGACCTCGTGAGCAGCGGTTCCACCCTGTTCATGAACGGTCTCAAGGAAGTGGAAAACGTGCTCCGCTCCGAAGCCGTGCTGGTGGCCAACAGCAAGCTCACCGAAGAACAGAAGCAACTCCTCCGCAAGCTCGTGTTCCGCATCCAGGCGGTGAAGAAGGCCAAGAATACCAAATATGTACTGCTGAACGCGCCCAACGACAAGCTCCCCGAGATCATCGGGCTGCTCCCGGGCATGAAGAGCCCCACCGTTCTGCCCCTCGCGGAAGCCGGCTGGAGCTCCGTTCACTCCGTACTGAACGAAAACGATTTCTGGGATATCATCGAAAGCCTCAAAGCCGCCGGCGCACAAGGTATCCTCGTTGTTCCCATCGAAAAAATGGTCATCTAA